A stretch of Lysinibacillus agricola DNA encodes these proteins:
- the purQ gene encoding phosphoribosylformylglycinamidine synthase subunit PurQ encodes MKFAVLVFPGSNCDIDMYHAIKDELGEEVEYVWHTATDLSGFDGILVPGGFSYGDYLRCGAMANQSNIMAEVKKAADAGKPVLGVCNGFQILTEAGLLPGALLRNKNLKFMCRTIQLKVENNNTLFTNQYEQGQMINIPIAHGEGNYYCDEETLQQLKDNNQIVFTYSGENPNGSLEDIAGIVNERGNVLGMMPHPERAVDALVGGADGLAVFKSIVKQWRENHVNN; translated from the coding sequence ATGAAATTCGCAGTACTCGTATTCCCTGGGTCAAACTGTGATATCGATATGTATCATGCGATTAAAGACGAGCTAGGTGAAGAAGTAGAATATGTATGGCATACAGCAACAGATTTAAGTGGCTTTGATGGCATTTTAGTACCGGGAGGCTTCTCATACGGGGATTATCTTCGTTGTGGTGCAATGGCAAACCAATCTAATATTATGGCAGAGGTCAAGAAAGCAGCAGATGCTGGTAAGCCGGTATTAGGCGTATGTAATGGATTCCAAATCTTAACTGAAGCAGGTTTATTACCAGGTGCATTACTTCGCAATAAAAATTTGAAATTCATGTGCCGTACAATCCAGCTAAAAGTTGAAAACAACAATACATTATTCACAAACCAATATGAGCAGGGTCAAATGATCAATATTCCAATCGCACATGGTGAAGGTAACTATTACTGTGATGAGGAAACTTTACAACAATTAAAAGACAACAATCAAATCGTGTTCACATACTCAGGCGAAAATCCAAACGGTTCTTTAGAAGATATCGCGGGGATTGTAAACGAGCGCGGCAATGTACTAGGTATGATGCCTCACCCAGAGCGAGCTGTTGATGCACTGGTGGGCGGAGCAGACGGTCTAGCAGTATTTAAATCAATTGTGAAGCAGTGGAGGGAAAATCATGTCAACAACTAA
- a CDS encoding NETI motif-containing protein yields the protein MGKKQIWYEVEENESIEDCLARMHRDGYMAVGRKEEPIFHLVDGEPTYLRQKIQFKAMHCQDSE from the coding sequence TTGGGGAAAAAACAAATTTGGTATGAGGTAGAAGAAAACGAGTCGATTGAAGATTGTTTGGCAAGAATGCATCGAGATGGTTATATGGCAGTGGGAAGGAAAGAAGAACCAATTTTTCACTTAGTCGATGGAGAGCCAACGTATTTACGTCAAAAAATTCAATTTAAAGCGATGCACTGTCAAGATTCCGAGTAG
- a CDS encoding DUF7010 family protein, producing MNLNTSLQVLLNDIAQKQKKGLPFIMASIFIWGVITVIALLPLDLMIKNIGILSCGALLFPVSILCAKILNVDLLYKENPLINGLLIATNNQVLYLIICILLLIKAPMWVLPVYAIIYGAHLLPYSFFYQSKSYRHSSIFICIAILISIIFFHLNIIFVPLIVEIGVLFLFLMLKKEIK from the coding sequence ATGAACCTCAATACTAGCTTACAAGTACTACTAAATGATATTGCTCAGAAACAAAAGAAGGGGCTTCCTTTTATAATGGCCTCCATATTTATTTGGGGAGTTATCACAGTAATCGCATTGCTGCCTTTAGATCTAATGATAAAAAATATTGGCATTTTATCTTGTGGTGCATTGCTGTTCCCTGTTTCGATTCTTTGTGCCAAAATATTAAATGTTGATTTACTTTATAAAGAAAATCCATTGATTAATGGACTATTGATTGCAACAAACAATCAAGTTTTATATTTAATTATTTGTATTCTTCTATTAATTAAAGCACCTATGTGGGTCTTACCTGTATATGCAATTATTTACGGTGCACATTTGTTACCATATTCATTCTTTTATCAATCAAAAAGTTATCGACATAGTTCAATATTTATTTGTATAGCTATTTTGATAAGTATAATTTTCTTCCATTTAAATATTATTTTTGTCCCGCTAATCGTAGAAATTGGTGTGCTTTTCTTATTTTTAATGCTAAAAAAGGAAATAAAATGA
- the purB gene encoding adenylosuccinate lyase, protein MIERYTRPEMGAIWTEQNKYQAWLEVEILACEAWAEIGDIPKEDVAKIRENASFDVNRILEIEQETRHDVVAFTRAVSETLGEERKWVHYGLTSTDVVDTALSYIIKQANDILRKDIVNFIDIIAAKAKEHKHTVMMGRTHGVHAEPTTFGLKLGLWYEEMKRNLERFDAAAKVIETGKMSGAVGTYANIDPKVEQYVCDKLGLTASPISTQTLQRDRHAQYLGALALIATSIEKFATEIRGLQKSETREVEEAFAKGQKGSSAMPHKRNPIGSENMVGMSRLMRGYMVTAYENVALWHERDISHSSAERVILPDATITLNYMLNRFGNIVKNLTVFPENMKRNMGRTFGLIYSQRILLALIDKGLVREEAYDTVQPLAMQAWDEQVQFRTLVDGSEKITSYLTKEELDECFDYNYHLQHVDMIFERLGLN, encoded by the coding sequence ATGATCGAACGTTACACAAGACCCGAAATGGGCGCAATTTGGACAGAACAAAATAAATATCAAGCTTGGCTAGAAGTTGAAATTTTAGCATGTGAGGCTTGGGCAGAAATTGGAGACATTCCAAAAGAGGATGTAGCTAAAATTCGTGAAAATGCTTCATTTGATGTGAATCGTATTTTAGAGATTGAGCAAGAAACACGTCATGATGTTGTAGCATTCACTCGTGCTGTGTCTGAAACACTTGGCGAAGAGCGAAAATGGGTGCACTATGGTTTAACTTCTACAGACGTAGTTGATACAGCCCTTTCTTATATAATTAAACAAGCGAATGATATTTTACGCAAAGACATCGTGAATTTCATTGATATTATTGCAGCAAAAGCAAAAGAGCATAAGCATACGGTTATGATGGGACGTACACATGGTGTTCATGCTGAGCCAACAACTTTCGGCTTAAAATTAGGCTTATGGTATGAAGAAATGAAGCGTAACCTAGAACGCTTTGATGCCGCAGCAAAAGTAATTGAAACAGGAAAAATGTCTGGAGCAGTTGGAACATATGCCAATATCGATCCTAAAGTTGAGCAATATGTATGCGATAAATTAGGACTTACAGCATCACCTATTTCAACACAAACATTACAACGTGATCGTCATGCGCAGTATTTAGGGGCGTTGGCATTAATTGCAACATCAATTGAGAAATTTGCAACAGAGATTCGTGGCTTGCAAAAATCTGAAACGCGTGAAGTTGAGGAAGCCTTTGCAAAAGGACAAAAAGGCTCATCAGCAATGCCTCATAAACGTAATCCAATCGGATCTGAAAACATGGTTGGTATGTCACGTTTAATGCGTGGCTATATGGTAACAGCTTATGAAAACGTAGCATTATGGCATGAGCGTGATATTTCACATTCATCTGCAGAGCGTGTTATTTTACCGGATGCAACGATTACACTTAACTATATGTTAAATCGCTTCGGTAACATTGTGAAAAACTTAACAGTATTCCCTGAAAACATGAAACGTAATATGGGTCGCACTTTTGGTCTAATTTACTCTCAACGTATCCTATTAGCACTTATCGATAAAGGGTTAGTGCGTGAGGAAGCGTATGATACCGTACAACCATTAGCGATGCAGGCGTGGGACGAGCAAGTTCAGTTCCGTACGTTAGTCGATGGAAGTGAAAAAATTACATCGTATTTAACGAAGGAAGAGCTAGATGAGTGCTTTGATTACAACTACCATTTACAGCATGTAGACATGATTTTTGAGCGTCTTGGACTTAACTAA
- a CDS encoding LytTR family DNA-binding domain-containing protein, which yields MKFNYIWKNNQSSSEIEIISNPSNKELLSTIEQHFFQSITLSATDFKTNRQVMIELNDIEAIEASGHFTKIFLINGTELLLNKILKELSYLESFGLVRINNSMILNLNQIRSFASGSHARLEVITKQQNKYIVSRHYAKSIKEKLI from the coding sequence ATGAAATTCAACTACATTTGGAAAAACAATCAATCATCTTCTGAAATTGAGATTATCAGTAATCCATCGAATAAAGAATTGCTTTCGACAATTGAACAGCATTTTTTTCAATCTATAACATTAAGCGCAACAGATTTCAAAACAAATCGTCAGGTTATGATTGAACTCAATGACATCGAGGCAATTGAAGCATCTGGTCATTTCACCAAAATCTTTTTAATAAATGGTACAGAGCTATTGCTGAATAAGATTTTAAAAGAATTATCTTACTTGGAATCTTTCGGATTGGTTAGAATCAATAATTCAATGATTTTGAATTTGAATCAAATACGCTCATTTGCTTCGGGAAGTCACGCTAGATTGGAAGTTATTACAAAACAACAAAATAAGTATATTGTCAGTAGACATTATGCAAAATCTATTAAGGAGAAATTGATATGA
- the purE gene encoding 5-(carboxyamino)imidazole ribonucleotide mutase yields MNPKIGVIMGSSSDWETMKHACDILDELQVPYEKKVVSAHRTPDLMFEYAESARERGIQVIIAGAGGAAHLPGMVAAKTTLPVIGVPVQSRALNGLDSLLSIVQMPGGVPVATVAIGKAGATNAGLLAAQILSTTDAELANKLDARREATKQQVLESTGDLV; encoded by the coding sequence ATGAATCCGAAAATCGGTGTCATTATGGGTAGTTCAAGTGACTGGGAAACAATGAAACATGCATGTGATATTTTAGATGAATTACAAGTACCGTACGAGAAAAAGGTTGTGTCTGCACATCGTACTCCTGATTTAATGTTTGAGTATGCAGAGTCAGCACGTGAGCGAGGTATTCAAGTAATTATTGCGGGTGCAGGTGGTGCTGCGCATTTACCTGGAATGGTAGCGGCTAAAACAACGTTACCAGTGATCGGTGTACCTGTGCAATCTCGTGCACTTAACGGTCTTGACTCTCTATTATCAATCGTTCAAATGCCTGGCGGTGTACCTGTAGCAACTGTAGCGATTGGCAAAGCAGGAGCGACTAATGCAGGATTGCTAGCAGCGCAAATTTTGTCGACAACAGACGCAGAGCTTGCTAATAAACTAGATGCTAGACGTGAAGCCACAAAGCAACAAGTATTGGAAAGCACAGGTGACTTAGTGTGA
- the purS gene encoding phosphoribosylformylglycinamidine synthase subunit PurS, whose protein sequence is MKKVKIYVTLRESILDPQGSAVQGSLVKMGYAEVEDLRIGKYLELTIKDTERDIDTLVKEMCEKVLTNVVIEDYRYEVEEAN, encoded by the coding sequence ATGAAAAAAGTTAAAATTTACGTAACATTACGCGAGAGCATTCTTGATCCACAAGGTTCAGCTGTACAAGGTTCTTTAGTGAAAATGGGTTACGCTGAAGTAGAAGATTTACGTATCGGTAAATATCTTGAACTAACAATTAAAGATACAGAACGTGATATTGATACTCTAGTAAAAGAAATGTGTGAAAAGGTTTTAACTAACGTTGTAATCGAAGACTACCGTTACGAAGTCGAGGAGGCAAACTAA
- the guaA gene encoding glutamine-hydrolyzing GMP synthase yields the protein MSASPLLEQEKIVVLDFGSQFNQLITRRIREFGVFSELHPHTITAEEIKNMNAAGIIFSGGPNSVYDENAFHVDPAIFELGLPILGICYGMQLMAHTQGGKVEGAETREYGKAEIQVTASNKLFGELPTEQIVWMSHGDHVTEVPAGFEVIATSAACPISAMANVERKLYAVQFHPEVRHSVYGNDLLRQFVFDICEAKGDWSMANFIELEIAKIRETVGDKKVLCALSGGVDSSVVAVLIHKAIGDQLTCMFVDHNLNRKGEVEQVMKTFTEDFDMNLVKIDARQRFMDKLAGVSDPEKKRKIIGNEFIYVFDEEAAKLEGMDFLAQGTLYTDIIESGTATAQTIKSHHNVGGLPEDMQFKLIEPLNTLFKDEVRALGLELGLDEKIVWRQPFPGPGLGIRVLGEVTEEKLEIVRESDFILREEIAKAGLDRDIWQYFTVLPDIRSVGVMGDARTYDYAIGIRAVTSIDGMTSDWARIPWDVLEKISVRLVNEVKHVNRVLYDITSKPPATIEWE from the coding sequence TTGTCAGCTAGCCCTTTATTAGAGCAAGAAAAAATCGTCGTTCTTGACTTCGGTAGCCAATTTAACCAATTGATTACGCGTCGTATCCGTGAATTTGGTGTATTCAGTGAGTTGCATCCACATACGATTACAGCGGAAGAAATTAAAAATATGAACGCAGCAGGTATTATTTTTTCAGGTGGTCCAAACTCTGTTTATGATGAAAATGCCTTCCATGTAGATCCAGCTATTTTCGAATTAGGCTTACCAATCCTAGGTATTTGCTATGGTATGCAATTAATGGCACATACACAGGGCGGTAAGGTTGAAGGTGCTGAAACACGCGAATATGGTAAAGCTGAGATCCAAGTAACAGCTTCAAACAAACTATTCGGTGAGTTACCAACTGAACAAATCGTATGGATGAGCCATGGTGACCATGTAACAGAAGTGCCTGCTGGATTTGAGGTAATCGCAACAAGTGCTGCTTGCCCTATCTCTGCAATGGCAAATGTAGAACGTAAACTATATGCAGTTCAATTCCACCCAGAAGTACGTCACTCTGTATACGGTAACGACTTATTACGTCAGTTCGTGTTCGACATTTGTGAAGCAAAAGGCGATTGGTCAATGGCTAACTTCATTGAGCTTGAAATCGCGAAAATTCGTGAGACAGTGGGCGACAAAAAAGTTTTATGTGCCCTTTCTGGTGGTGTAGACTCATCAGTTGTTGCTGTTCTAATTCATAAAGCAATTGGTGACCAACTAACTTGTATGTTCGTAGACCACAACTTAAACCGTAAAGGTGAAGTTGAGCAAGTTATGAAAACATTCACTGAAGACTTCGACATGAATCTTGTTAAAATTGATGCACGTCAACGATTCATGGATAAACTTGCTGGCGTTTCTGACCCTGAGAAAAAACGTAAAATTATCGGTAACGAATTTATTTACGTATTTGATGAAGAAGCAGCTAAACTTGAAGGAATGGATTTCCTAGCTCAAGGTACGCTTTATACAGATATCATTGAATCTGGTACAGCAACTGCCCAAACTATTAAATCACACCATAACGTTGGTGGTCTTCCAGAAGACATGCAATTCAAATTAATCGAACCACTTAACACGTTATTTAAAGACGAAGTGCGCGCATTAGGATTAGAGCTTGGCCTTGACGAAAAAATCGTTTGGCGTCAACCATTCCCAGGTCCTGGTCTAGGTATCCGTGTACTTGGTGAAGTAACAGAAGAAAAACTAGAAATCGTACGCGAATCTGATTTCATCTTACGTGAAGAGATCGCAAAAGCTGGTCTTGATCGCGACATTTGGCAATACTTCACGGTATTACCTGACATCCGTTCAGTTGGCGTAATGGGCGATGCACGTACGTATGACTATGCAATCGGCATCCGTGCGGTAACATCTATCGACGGTATGACTTCTGACTGGGCACGCATTCCTTGGGATGTACTAGAGAAAATCTCTGTTCGCCTAGTAAACGAAGTGAAACACGTTAACCGCGTGCTGTATGATATTACATCTAAGCCACCTGCGACTATTGAGTGGGAGTAG
- a CDS encoding NCS2 family permease, with protein MKKYFMFDELGTNYRREIIGGITTFLAMAYILAVNPGMLENAGMDKGAVFVATALAATVGSLIMGIFAKFPISLAPGMGLNAFFAFTVVGAYGIPWQTGLTGVFFSGVIFIILSLTGIRETVINAIPVQLKYAVSAGIGLFITFVGLQGAGIIVASPATLVTLGTFTGATLLAVFGIVLSIILIIKLRSIGIFLGMVVTAIVGMITGVIEPPTAVVSAIPSVDSTFMVALDPIFHDFGSLLNVKFLVVVLTFLFVDFFDTAGTLMAVATQAGLVKDNKLPRASRALMADALATTIGSLFGTSTTTAYVESTSGVAAGARSGFSAVVTAMLFLVALFFSPLLAVVTPAVTAPALVIVGVLMVSSLRLIDWDKFEIAVPAFFTVIMMPLGYSIATGIAIGFVFYPITMLLAGRKKEIHPMMYGLFFVFLAYFIWVR; from the coding sequence ATGAAAAAGTATTTCATGTTCGATGAACTAGGAACTAATTATCGCCGCGAAATAATAGGTGGTATTACTACATTCCTTGCCATGGCTTACATTTTAGCTGTTAACCCTGGTATGTTAGAAAATGCAGGAATGGATAAAGGTGCTGTATTCGTAGCTACAGCATTAGCAGCAACAGTAGGTTCTCTGATTATGGGTATATTCGCTAAATTCCCAATTTCACTTGCTCCTGGTATGGGCTTAAACGCATTCTTTGCCTTCACTGTTGTTGGAGCTTACGGTATTCCTTGGCAGACTGGTTTAACAGGTGTTTTCTTCTCAGGGGTTATCTTTATCATTCTTTCGTTAACAGGTATTCGTGAAACAGTAATTAATGCAATTCCAGTACAACTTAAATATGCAGTTTCAGCAGGTATTGGTTTATTTATAACTTTTGTAGGTTTACAAGGGGCAGGTATTATAGTCGCTAGCCCAGCTACATTGGTGACTTTAGGAACATTCACTGGTGCAACTTTACTAGCTGTATTCGGGATTGTCCTTTCAATTATTCTTATTATTAAACTACGTAGTATTGGTATTTTCCTAGGGATGGTTGTAACAGCGATTGTTGGTATGATTACAGGCGTTATTGAACCTCCTACAGCAGTTGTTTCAGCAATTCCGAGTGTGGACTCTACATTTATGGTAGCTTTAGATCCAATTTTCCATGATTTCGGTTCATTATTAAACGTTAAATTTTTAGTAGTTGTCTTAACGTTCTTGTTTGTAGATTTCTTTGATACAGCAGGTACTTTAATGGCAGTTGCGACACAGGCAGGATTAGTAAAAGATAATAAATTACCACGTGCAAGCCGTGCATTGATGGCGGATGCTCTTGCAACAACAATTGGTTCTTTATTTGGTACATCAACAACTACAGCTTATGTTGAGTCAACTTCTGGTGTAGCAGCAGGTGCTCGTTCAGGTTTCTCTGCTGTTGTAACGGCAATGCTATTCTTGGTAGCATTATTCTTCTCACCATTACTCGCTGTGGTAACTCCAGCGGTAACAGCACCAGCTCTAGTTATTGTAGGTGTTCTGATGGTATCTTCATTACGTTTAATCGATTGGGATAAATTCGAAATTGCAGTACCAGCTTTCTTTACAGTAATCATGATGCCTCTTGGTTATTCAATTGCTACTGGTATTGCAATAGGTTTTGTATTCTATCCAATAACAATGCTTTTAGCGGGTCGTAAAAAAGAAATTCACCCTATGATGTACGGATTATTCTTTGTCTTCCTTGCATACTTTATCTGGGTACGCTAA
- the purK gene encoding 5-(carboxyamino)imidazole ribonucleotide synthase, whose amino-acid sequence MTKIIYPGQTIGIIGGGQLGRMMALAAKEVGLKIAVLEPSMDSPCGQVADIRIVAPYDDEAALEELAEVSDVITYEFENIDYDGLKRLTQMAYVPQGAELVRITQNRVTEKEAIVNAGCPVAPYIVANTYEELVANIDMIGYPCIVKTARGGYDGKGQQLLKSAEDLSLAKGLFSHSQCIAEGFVPFVKEVSVIVQRNGNGESYCQPVGENIHVHHILHETIVPARIKEETAQAAEREALKIADYLNLVGTLAVEMFVLEDGGIVINELAPRPHNSGHYSIEACNVSQFHQHIRAVCGWPLRKPQLWAPSIMVNVLGQHVMPLSNSIAKYPEWSIHLYGKAEAKVNRKMGHVTIMTKNLEETLQQIESSGIWSE is encoded by the coding sequence GTGACAAAGATTATTTATCCAGGGCAAACGATAGGCATTATCGGAGGAGGGCAGCTTGGTCGTATGATGGCCCTTGCTGCTAAAGAAGTAGGCCTTAAAATTGCCGTCCTTGAACCATCGATGGACTCACCATGTGGACAGGTTGCTGACATACGCATTGTAGCACCCTATGATGATGAGGCAGCTTTAGAAGAACTTGCCGAGGTAAGTGACGTTATAACGTATGAGTTTGAAAATATCGATTACGATGGCTTAAAACGTTTAACACAAATGGCTTACGTTCCGCAGGGGGCAGAGCTAGTACGCATTACACAAAACCGTGTGACTGAGAAGGAAGCGATTGTGAACGCTGGTTGTCCAGTAGCACCTTATATTGTTGCGAATACATATGAGGAATTAGTAGCCAATATCGATATGATTGGTTATCCTTGTATAGTCAAAACTGCAAGAGGTGGTTACGATGGCAAAGGGCAGCAGCTTTTAAAATCTGCAGAAGACCTATCGTTAGCAAAAGGGCTTTTCTCTCATTCGCAATGTATTGCTGAAGGATTTGTGCCTTTTGTGAAAGAAGTATCTGTCATTGTCCAAAGAAACGGTAATGGTGAATCATATTGTCAGCCAGTTGGAGAAAACATTCATGTTCATCATATTTTACATGAAACGATTGTGCCGGCCCGTATAAAAGAGGAAACAGCACAGGCTGCAGAACGAGAAGCCTTGAAGATTGCTGATTACTTAAATTTAGTAGGAACACTAGCTGTAGAAATGTTTGTATTAGAAGATGGTGGAATTGTTATTAATGAATTAGCACCAAGACCTCATAATTCAGGTCACTATTCAATAGAAGCATGTAATGTTTCACAGTTCCATCAGCATATTCGCGCTGTTTGTGGATGGCCACTACGTAAGCCACAACTTTGGGCACCATCTATTATGGTAAATGTTTTAGGGCAGCATGTCATGCCACTTAGTAACTCAATTGCTAAATATCCTGAATGGTCTATACATCTTTATGGGAAAGCTGAAGCTAAAGTGAACCGTAAGATGGGCCACGTAACGATTATGACAAAAAACTTAGAAGAAACACTACAACAAATCGAGAGTTCTGGCATTTGGTCAGAATAG
- a CDS encoding MOSC domain-containing protein: MENNITMIHTLAIGMPKELHYSNGRSMNTGIEKRKVQEVYLSARGFEGDDVADKKHHGGPDRAVCLYPEEHYIQWEQELGKPLPTAAFGENLTVTNMLEADICIGDIYKIGDAVIQITQGRVPCSTIDKYTEANILLKRLIETGYTGYLARVLEEGTIYADSKIELVEKHPARVSVLHCNEVYFKNKDALAMKRIQAIDALAEDWKQKLEKRIQHLQSKVMN, from the coding sequence ATGGAAAATAATATTACGATGATTCATACACTTGCTATTGGTATGCCGAAAGAATTGCATTATAGTAATGGGCGCTCAATGAATACAGGGATTGAAAAACGAAAAGTACAAGAAGTTTATTTGTCCGCTCGTGGATTTGAGGGGGACGATGTAGCAGATAAAAAACATCATGGTGGTCCTGACCGTGCCGTTTGTTTATATCCTGAGGAGCATTACATACAATGGGAACAGGAACTTGGTAAACCGTTACCTACAGCAGCATTCGGTGAAAACTTAACAGTAACGAATATGTTGGAAGCGGATATTTGTATTGGTGATATTTATAAAATAGGTGATGCTGTCATCCAAATTACCCAAGGACGTGTACCATGTAGTACGATTGATAAATATACTGAGGCGAACATATTACTCAAACGTTTAATTGAAACAGGTTATACGGGCTACCTTGCACGTGTACTGGAAGAAGGGACAATCTATGCAGATTCAAAAATTGAACTAGTGGAAAAGCACCCAGCACGTGTTTCAGTTTTGCATTGCAACGAAGTGTATTTTAAAAACAAAGACGCACTTGCGATGAAACGTATACAGGCGATTGATGCATTAGCAGAAGATTGGAAACAAAAATTAGAAAAAAGAATTCAGCACTTACAAAGTAAAGTGATGAATTAA
- the purC gene encoding phosphoribosylaminoimidazolesuccinocarboxamide synthase, translated as MTKGQLLYEGKAKKLYTTEEQNVLLVEYKDSATAFNGEKKEEIEGKGVLNNRITSLIFEKLQANGIASHFVKQLSDTQQLVKKVDIIPIEVVVRNIAAGSLAKRLGLEEGTPLKRPIVEFYYKDDELGDPFITTEHIDVLDLATPEEVTAIYDGALTINKVLQPLFADVNVTLIDFKLEYGRDNDGNVLLADEISPDTCRLWDATTNQKLDKDVFRRDLGNLTEVYTIILSRLGGK; from the coding sequence ATGACTAAAGGTCAACTTTTGTACGAAGGTAAAGCAAAAAAATTGTATACAACAGAGGAGCAAAACGTGCTACTCGTTGAGTACAAGGATAGTGCAACAGCATTTAATGGTGAGAAAAAAGAAGAAATTGAAGGTAAAGGCGTATTAAATAATCGCATTACTTCATTAATTTTCGAAAAATTACAAGCTAACGGAATTGCGTCACATTTCGTAAAACAATTGTCTGATACGCAACAGCTTGTAAAAAAGGTAGATATTATTCCAATTGAGGTCGTAGTTCGTAATATAGCGGCAGGCAGCTTAGCGAAACGTCTTGGCCTTGAGGAAGGTACACCATTAAAACGCCCAATCGTTGAGTTTTATTATAAAGACGATGAGCTTGGCGATCCGTTCATTACAACGGAGCATATTGACGTACTTGATCTTGCAACACCTGAAGAAGTGACTGCCATTTATGATGGTGCACTTACAATTAACAAAGTTCTGCAGCCATTATTTGCAGATGTCAATGTTACGCTAATTGACTTTAAATTAGAGTACGGACGTGACAATGATGGAAATGTACTACTGGCAGATGAAATATCACCAGATACATGTAGACTTTGGGATGCAACTACAAATCAAAAGTTAGACAAAGATGTCTTTCGTAGAGATCTTGGTAATTTAACTGAAGTTTATACTATTATACTTTCTAGACTCGGAGGCAAATAA